In Juglans regia cultivar Chandler chromosome 13, Walnut 2.0, whole genome shotgun sequence, the DNA window AACTGAGAAATGATTTTGTCATAAGATCATTCATCTTCCCGACGGTCAAACACTCACCtgaacaaaaattttcaaatcttataaaaaaaaaaaaatgtccaatattatgaaaaaatatttgaaatttgtaattgaaaattgaaatgcattTCCTCATAtacaattgaaaaaaagaatgaatgaaagatTGATTGGGTCATACACAGATAAGAGTTGAACACTTTTAAATCGCTGGGAAAACAGGGGCAAATAAAATTGCGGTGTTTCCCTAACAAATGCACAAGTTCACCGGGAAAAAGCCGCAAGACGTTATTTAAACAAAGTCTTCAGATTTCCCTTTAAAACTTACATCTTGACAGACAAAACAGAGCCCTGAAGGGCCTCGATTCGAAAATCTACGAGCTTTCATTCTGGAGGACTATCTAATTCAATGTGCAATGATACAACAGATATAATTCTGGAATGAGAAAACGAagtaagaagaaaaataaacctTTGAAGAAGGCGATGGTAGGAAACAAGAAGCTCAGCTGCTTGAAACTTTTTCTTCGGGAAAGCACTTTTGAGTTTGGAAAATTGCAGCAAATCTGTGCGAGATATTTTAACTCTTTTACGGATAATATATAACGTATGCTCCTACAAGCAAAATCGATATAGAGCTTGAATGGCTATGGCTtccgttattttattttattttttttataggacttTTTGAAACACTTCCAAATTTCAAGTTCGAAGGCTTTTTATTAGAGAACCGTTAAAAGTTTGAGAGGTCATATTTCAAATAGCACAATCCCAAATGACGTCGTTTCTGAAGGCAGAACAAATATGGAATCACGAACGCCTCGCCTAGAGCGACTATTAATAAGTACACGATTGGATACGTgctaattttattgaaaatttctgCTAGCAGCCATGggctgaggaaaaaaataaaaaaatcacatcagtaaatatgtaatataagactgttgaatataaaaatttaatttaattatagtagaaataatttaataaaaaatatcataaaattaatttgactTGACACGTAAgttgaattatacaaattttattataaaatagattcaatataagtgaaatgatttatgcaaattttaaataaacaagcTTCAAATAgactcttgtaaaaaaaatagaccacattttaaaaaatataaaaaaatcattatttttaattacgatctatttttttataaaggacttgcacaaaaattatattttttaaacttatacttaatattactcttaatataaatatataagatatcatatcaattaaaattatgtatttatataatccttccgacttttttttaaataaatacaataatgattatattattctgtataaaaaataatgattatattattatctaacgtttattttaaaaataaatattaactgtatttaaaaaaattataaaaaatttacttctccctatatactaaaaattataaaattaaaaataaacatgacaAAAATAgtcagaaaattataaataaaatcgtaATTACATCTACTATCACCGAAATACAAAACTGACAGAAGCACGGTGGGGAATTCGGAgtcgcgagagagagagagagagagagagatggggaagAGCAGAATACTTATAATCGGAGCGACAGGAAAGCTAGGCTACGATTTGGCCAAAGCCAGCCTTGAATTCTCTCACCCAACATTTGCTCTCGTACGAGACTCCGCCTTCTCTGACCCCCTCAAATCTCACAAGCTCGAGTCCCTCTCCAATGCCGGAGCCACACTCCTCAAggtcatctccctctctctcacacacacagctttcttttcttttttttaactgGAATCTAGAGTGTTATTTGGTCATTTTTCTTGAATGTTAGGGCTCGCTGCAAGATGAATCGAGCCTCATGGAGGCGATAAAGCAAGTGGATGTGGTTATTTGTGCTGTTTCTTCTAAACAAGTTCTCGATCAGAAACTTCTTATTTCTGCCATCAAACAAGCTTGCTCCATTAAGGTCTTAAAGTCTTCCTTCcggatttctctctctctctctctctctctcctattcGTTTTTGTTTGATATCATTCATGTATTTCTTTCTGGATATTGATATTGTAGAACTGTATCgacaattttgattcatttcttaaccaaaataatttttccgtAAGTGAGAAATTGTTATAATGTTCCTTTCTCGATATACATATACTTGTGTGTAGGAAATGaagatattaaagttaaaatgcCCGGGTCTTCCGTTGTTTCGTTAAATGGGGCAATGCATTGTAACTTAAATGGATGAGATGCGTTTGATTACCCGTGCATTTAATCACAATCTTAGAGAAAATATCTCTAGGATCAGTTTGGCATATGATACTAGTATATCTTCCAGCCTGCATTTAAATCCATTCTCTTCATACCATGTAACCTgcttattcatctgttacaatcACACTGATCATGTcctctcatattttatttgcGGTGTGATACTGATAATTGTACAATAATCCAGAGGTTCATTCCATCAGAATTCGGATTAGACCCAGATAAGGTTCAAATATCAGACATGGACTACAACTTCTATTCACAGAAAGCTGAAATTAGACGTCTTGTGGAAGCTGAAGGCATTCCCTACACTTACATTTCATGCAACTACTTTATGAGCTTTTTACTTCCTTCGCTCGTTCAACCTGACCTAGAGACTCCTCCAAGGGACAATGTTACCATATTTGGTAATGGAAATACTAAAGGTCTGTTTATCAAGATGTAATAGGCCTCCCTGCTATTGATATGCCCAgataatgatttgttttttgtttactAGAACCTACAGTTTGGTAATCTACTGGTTGGTTATTTGGCTTTTCTGCAGCTGTATTCGTTAAGGAAAGTGATGTTGCTGCCTTCACAATCAGTTCAGTGGATGATCCACGCACATTGAATAAGGTGTTGTATTGGAGGCCCCCTGGAAATGTACATTCCATGAATGAGCTGGTTGCGATTTGGGAGACTAAGATTGGGAAGAAGCTCAAGAAGATATATGTACCAGAAGAAGAGCTTCTTAGGAAAATTAAAGGTAATTTAGTagtatctaaaaaatttatttgcgCCATAGTTAGACGCTAATTGTCAATTTGAGGATTTTCATGAGCGTCTGAAATCAGTGAAATCACTAAGAAGggaataaaatttgaagaagaccaaaaaaaaaattatatgcgcTCTAGTTGGCTTTGTGCCTAGGCTCTGGACGGCATTTATGCTTAAATGCGCTGGCCGCTTCTACCAACACTGATTTACTTGAGCACTCTAattagattagctaaaagttaaattcaatgaatatttaactattaaattataaaatatactcacattagattagtcaaattccaaATGACTACAgtgactttttaaaattttttcaaatttgaaggttactatacatacatcaaacacatattttattaattatttctattttcatttctttctatcacatattttatcacaattaatatattaatttgacttagtgatatattaatttaataagaacatgattattaattaacatataataagtagaatagtaaaatatgataaaattaaataaattaatgattaaaaaattaaatatttttgaaattattagttattcattaccatataatgaataaatgtataatctaatgtggagatttaatgtgaataatcaaaatcaaattcatcttatattattttattattatataataaaaaaatagttattccaatgtggagatttatgttaatggaatagtcaaaagtcaaatttctcttacattcatcaaaattgtCCATTAACTTTGGttaatctaatgagagtgctctacTTGGTTTCGAGGGATTTATGTTATGTTGAACTTGAACTCTGTTTTTTGGATCGAGGTTGATTcttttaattacattttgtcATCTTGAACTTTCATTCAATTTATAATGTGCCTCcgaaaataataattgtatcaAAGTGGACtttcgaactttcaaaacttctcaatccccCATTCCGTCTACCAGTAGCGtcaaatctaacgaaaattcactgtaaagaaataattttcgtctaatttattatcattgaccatataaaatataaaataatatattctatcaattaataataaatctttaatcatatataaaattagtttatatataagttgcaagcaagtatgaataatctatctacacaatgaaattatttgatattcattaaccatatataaattaataaaaaatttatttaatgatttataatttattattaattgataacatatattattttatattttatatggccaatgataataaattagataaaaattacatctttacaatgaatgttatgcacattAGCAGCACGTACAATGAATTTTCGTTAAATTTAACGCTGCTAGTAGACGGAAGGGGGGGATTGGGAAGTTTTGAAAAGTAGACattccactttgatgcaattattagtttcggaagCACATTGTGTGTTAAATGAAAGTTCGCGGTGGCAAAGTGTAAATAACCcttcttctttagtttcttGCTGACAGTTTTGCACCAAAAATGTGTGGTTTATTACATTGCAGAGATCCCATATCCTGACAAcatgaaaatgattttcataTATTCTACTTTCATAAAGGGTGATCATACATACTTTGATATCGAGTCATCTGGCGGTGTTGATGGGACAAAACTGTATCCACAGCTGAAATACACTACGATCAGTGAATTTTTAGACACCCAATTGTAAGAAACTCTGAAATTTCTGTTTGATAGGTTGTACATTGTATTCGAATGGCAATGTTACTGTTTCATAGACTCATATCTTATGGCAGCAAGCATTGCTTATATATTCTAGATTTGTAATGCCAACAACAGTGATTTTCAAACAATGAAGAAAGCCTGTTTACGAGTTTAGAAGAAAAACATTGAGtttgaattatgtttatttatttattttgataagttgaattatgtttattttttcacaagACTCTGCACAAAGACCCTTTACCCCTGAGCTTGAAGATACCCTATTGATGTTGTACCTGTGATTTGATTAGGAACGGAGCACGGACGAGAATGTGAGCACCTCTTCAGTATAGATATGGGTGACAAACTTCCCCCATTTTAGGGAAATAATTAACAATGACAGTCTACAAACACCCGGTCCTCCGAGAATGAGCCTATAGCCCAGAAAATTCAGATTCGTCTGTAAAACCACTCATATCTCCCGTTTTGGGGAACACTTGAGCCTGTTTGGTTTAAGGAAGAATTTGAACCCCAAGTGCATTTCCGTCATTGACAAAGCTGAAACAGTCAGGAGAGTAGTCTCCACCCATTAACATGTGCTCATGAAAACTCTGAGCTTCTCTTTTACAACGTATCTGACACTATTCCCTTTAACTCTCTCTTGCAAAAGGTTTTCCAATGGTAGCGAAAAGCAAGATCCTGTTCGTTGGAGGAACATGATGCATCGGAAAATTCGTTGGGGAAGCAAGCTCTAAGGTCGGTCATGGTTTATAGAAAAAAACTGCTATGCTCCTTTAATAAGTTACGGATATGATTGGCATGTGGCAGTGTGTCA includes these proteins:
- the LOC109013799 gene encoding probable pinoresinol-lariciresinol reductase 3 isoform X1, coding for MGKSRILIIGATGKLGYDLAKASLEFSHPTFALVRDSAFSDPLKSHKLESLSNAGATLLKGSLQDESSLMEAIKQVDVVICAVSSKQVLDQKLLISAIKQACSIKRFIPSEFGLDPDKVQISDMDYNFYSQKAEIRRLVEAEGIPYTYISCNYFMSFLLPSLVQPDLETPPRDNVTIFGNGNTKAVFVKESDVAAFTISSVDDPRTLNKVLYWRPPGNVHSMNELVAIWETKIGKKLKKIYVPEEELLRKIKEIPYPDNMKMIFIYSTFIKGDHTYFDIESSGGVDGTKLYPQLKYTTISEFLDTQLNGARTRMFSNGSEKQDPVRWRNMMHRKIRWGSKL
- the LOC109013799 gene encoding probable pinoresinol-lariciresinol reductase 3 isoform X4 — protein: MGKSRILIIGATGKLGYDLAKASLEFSHPTFALVRDSAFSDPLKSHKLESLSNAGATLLKGSLQDESSLMEAIKQVDVVICAVSSKQVLDQKLLISAIKQACSIKRFIPSEFGLDPDKVQISDMDYNFYSQKAEIRRLVEAEGIPYTYISCNYFMSFLLPSLVQPDLETPPRDNVTIFGNGNTKAVFVKESDVAAFTISSVDDPRTLNKVLYWRPPGNVHSMNELVAIWETKIGKKLKKIYVPEEELLRKIKGTEHGRECFPMVAKSKILFVGGT
- the LOC109013799 gene encoding probable pinoresinol-lariciresinol reductase 3 isoform X5: MGKSRILIIGATGKLGYDLAKASLEFSHPTFALVRDSAFSDPLKSHKLESLSNAGATLLKGSLQDESSLMEAIKQVDVVICAVSSKQVLDQKLLISAIKQACSIKRFIPSEFGLDPDKVQISDMDYNFYSQKAEIRRLVEAEGIPYTYISCNYFMSFLLPSLVQPDLETPPRDNVTIFGNGNTKAVFVKESDVAAFTISSVDDPRTLNKVLYWRPPGNVHSMNELVAIWETKIGKKLKKIYVPEEELLRKIKG
- the LOC109013799 gene encoding probable pinoresinol-lariciresinol reductase 3 isoform X3, whose product is MGKSRILIIGATGKLGYDLAKASLEFSHPTFALVRDSAFSDPLKSHKLESLSNAGATLLKGSLQDESSLMEAIKQVDVVICAVSSKQVLDQKLLISAIKQACSIKRFIPSEFGLDPDKVQISDMDYNFYSQKAEIRRLVEAEGIPYTYISCNYFMSFLLPSLVQPDLETPPRDNVTIFGNGNTKAVFVKESDVAAFTISSVDDPRTLNKVLYWRPPGNVHSMNELVAIWETKIGKKLKKIYVPEEELLRKIKEIPYPDNMKMIFIYSTFIKGDHTYFDIESSGGVDGTKLYPQLKYTTISEFLDTQL
- the LOC109013799 gene encoding probable pinoresinol-lariciresinol reductase 3 isoform X2, encoding MGKSRILIIGATGKLGYDLAKASLEFSHPTFALVRDSAFSDPLKSHKLESLSNAGATLLKGSLQDESSLMEAIKQVDVVICAVSSKQVLDQKLLISAIKQACSIKRFIPSEFGLDPDKVQISDMDYNFYSQKAEIRRLVEAEGIPYTYISCNYFMSFLLPSLVQPDLETPPRDNVTIFGNGNTKAVFVKESDVAAFTISSVDDPRTLNKVLYWRPPGNVHSMNELVAIWETKIGKKLKKIYVPEEELLRKIKEIPYPDNMKMIFIYSTFIKGDHTYFDIESSGGVDGTKLYPQLKYTTISEFLDTQLFSNGSEKQDPVRWRNMMHRKIRWGSKL